In one window of Maribacter sp. BPC-D8 DNA:
- a CDS encoding GH3 family domain-containing protein produces the protein MSLKTIAAKIFAHRIAKRTDKWVSNPIETQEIVFRELIAKGSETKFGKDHNLKTIKTHSDFIAQVPIRDYEELKEYVNLAVAGQEDILWPGKPLYFAKTSGTTSGAKYIPITEGSIKEQVKASRNAILNYIHETGKADFVTGKMIFLQGSPVLTEKNGVKLGRLSGISAHYVPNYLQKNRMPSWETNCIEDWETKVNAIVEETKNEDMTVIAGIPSWVQMYFEKLKENTNEYVGDLFKNFELFIYGGVNYEPYRKKFESLIGRKVASIELFPASEGFFAYQNSQTEKGMLLLLEAGIFYEFVRSDEFFDEHPKRITLKDVEIGVDYVMIITTNAGLWAYNLGDTIRFISTYPFKIVVSGRIKHFISAFGEHVIAKEVEEAMLVATSVTDASVSEFTVAPQINPQENELPYHEWFIEFEKLPSDMGLFIKELDSALQKQNSYYYDLIVGKVLQTLKVTPVKSGGFLEYMKSIGKLGGQNKVQRLSNDRKVVESLSKYKA, from the coding sequence ATGTCACTAAAGACTATTGCTGCTAAAATATTTGCACACCGTATCGCGAAAAGAACCGATAAGTGGGTCAGTAATCCTATTGAGACACAAGAGATCGTTTTTAGAGAACTTATCGCAAAAGGTAGTGAGACAAAGTTTGGTAAAGACCATAACTTAAAAACGATTAAAACGCATAGCGATTTTATCGCTCAAGTTCCTATTAGAGATTATGAAGAACTTAAAGAATATGTAAATTTAGCGGTTGCTGGGCAAGAAGATATTCTTTGGCCAGGTAAACCATTATATTTTGCAAAAACCTCGGGTACTACTTCTGGAGCTAAATATATACCCATTACTGAAGGCAGTATTAAAGAACAGGTAAAAGCATCCAGAAATGCTATTCTTAATTACATTCATGAAACTGGCAAGGCAGATTTCGTAACTGGTAAAATGATTTTTTTGCAGGGTAGTCCGGTTTTAACTGAGAAAAATGGAGTGAAACTGGGTAGACTTTCTGGTATTTCGGCACACTATGTGCCTAATTATTTGCAAAAAAATAGAATGCCCAGTTGGGAGACTAACTGTATAGAAGATTGGGAAACCAAAGTGAATGCTATCGTAGAAGAAACCAAGAATGAAGATATGACGGTTATCGCCGGTATACCTTCTTGGGTTCAAATGTACTTTGAGAAACTAAAGGAAAATACCAATGAGTATGTAGGTGATTTGTTCAAGAATTTTGAACTTTTTATTTATGGCGGAGTCAATTATGAGCCGTATAGAAAGAAGTTTGAATCATTAATAGGTCGTAAAGTAGCAAGTATAGAATTGTTTCCAGCCAGTGAAGGTTTCTTTGCCTATCAGAATTCTCAAACAGAAAAGGGTATGTTACTGCTATTAGAAGCAGGCATATTTTATGAATTTGTAAGGTCTGATGAATTTTTTGATGAACACCCCAAAAGAATCACTTTAAAAGATGTAGAAATTGGTGTTGATTATGTTATGATTATCACCACGAATGCCGGGTTATGGGCATATAATCTTGGTGATACCATTCGGTTTATTTCAACATATCCTTTTAAAATAGTAGTGTCTGGGCGTATAAAACATTTTATTTCTGCGTTTGGGGAACACGTTATCGCTAAAGAAGTAGAAGAAGCAATGTTAGTTGCGACAAGTGTAACCGATGCCAGTGTAAGTGAATTTACCGTGGCACCACAAATTAATCCGCAAGAAAATGAATTGCCATATCACGAGTGGTTTATAGAATTTGAAAAACTACCATCTGATATGGGTCTTTTTATAAAAGAATTAGATTCGGCACTTCAAAAACAGAATAGTTATTATTATGACCTTATTGTGGGTAAGGTGTTGCAAACTTTAAAAGTTACTCCCGTTAAAAGCGGAGGGTTTTTAGAATATATGAAATCAATAGGTAAGCTCGGCGGACAAAACAAAGTTCAGCGACTATCTAACGACCGAAAAGTAGTTGAAAGCCTGTCAAAATATAAGGCATAG
- a CDS encoding M23 family metallopeptidase, translated as MAKKKVKKRKEIKRKLLHKYRLVILNESTFEEKISFKLSRLNVFVTGSLFMITLIGLTTLLIAFTPLREYIPGYSSTRLKKEATELTYKTDSLIRTLNYTNKYLDNIRMVLKGDIENTVVNRDSLFQQFKLDPASVDLNPIKEDSLLRAEVALEDKYNLFERTIDKKNLVLFTPVSGSVTMSFNPNEKHYAVDITAVTDSPVKAIANGTVIFSEWTADTGYVIIIEHEGGLLSVYKHNGSLSKYQGNIVRGGEVIAAVGNTGELTTGPHLHFELWDNGTPIDPLNYIDFN; from the coding sequence ATGGCCAAAAAGAAAGTCAAAAAAAGAAAGGAAATAAAAAGGAAACTTCTTCATAAGTACCGTTTGGTAATACTAAACGAAAGTACTTTCGAAGAAAAGATTTCTTTTAAGTTAAGCAGGCTGAATGTTTTTGTGACAGGATCTCTTTTTATGATCACCTTAATAGGACTTACAACACTGTTAATTGCCTTTACGCCACTTCGAGAATATATACCGGGTTATTCTTCAACAAGATTAAAGAAAGAAGCCACAGAGCTTACATATAAAACAGATTCTTTAATTCGAACCCTAAATTATACCAATAAGTATTTAGATAATATTCGTATGGTGTTAAAGGGTGATATTGAGAATACGGTGGTAAATAGAGATTCTCTTTTTCAGCAGTTTAAATTAGATCCAGCTTCAGTGGATCTAAACCCTATTAAAGAAGATTCGTTATTACGTGCAGAGGTTGCTCTTGAAGACAAGTACAACTTATTTGAACGAACAATTGATAAGAAAAATTTAGTATTGTTTACTCCGGTTTCAGGATCAGTAACTATGAGCTTCAACCCTAATGAAAAACACTATGCGGTTGATATTACTGCTGTAACCGATAGCCCGGTGAAAGCAATTGCAAATGGTACAGTAATTTTTTCTGAATGGACTGCAGATACCGGTTATGTAATTATAATTGAACACGAAGGCGGATTGTTAAGTGTATATAAGCATAATGGTTCGTTATCGAAGTATCAAGGTAATATTGTAAGGGGTGGTGAAGTAATTGCTGCAGTTGGTAATACTGGTGAACTTACTACTGGCCCACATCTACATTTTGAACTTTGGGATAACGGAACACCTATTGATCCTTTAAATTATATCGACTTTAATTAA
- a CDS encoding gliding motility-associated C-terminal domain-containing protein, whose protein sequence is MLDHQVTMTHFQTHTKLLHKLRKSAVLITVLLFFAAVQSIQSQINNSDYHVEISSTNMGVCGGSNDGSTTLTITAKAAQLHTFKIIFDLPEGISYKTGTAAIDSQTGSADLQLSEFDVTDLNQPTFQIERPSNANWQISDVVTFTFEKTGDCDAVQFSYNGGLFKDVQTINYIQNTTAKTANNSDLTSNGYTLLKAYLAVNDITAVDAYVGDVTNRNIVINNSGNGSISQFDHVVEVSPGLQANYELSFNGTVLTPSISGDFYSYTINLNSAPFAGQVGDGDNLFENENITLVEKLVLTSCVDNQSTQHSPRWGCTAGAYCQVGAAIPGFIGFNQEWSDISFQTISDPRPRWDAPVTYIYRLENDASADNAYNVNFNIGYTWDNRMSSTGFNPMYGDDNDTNRQLSNFRFTGGSSFTPVRWENTTTGSSLGLGSYLVGQDFFTTDPDGPGGLQDLDGDGFFDDLLPGDFTEINVDLSMLQLSPTCDANDAEYSKSASLNMDAWAVNTCGSSNKSVREEIERHYVNRAALFNEDFPEDYDLDAEDGAVFNLSFIGNFIASNQAPTCDGIEMFSNDASTIYKAVLDVPAGVTLDSGADARYAQVGNQIIFTETQLKDFEYNSYYLRIPIDFALNIDCSTYSGPENLVLNYATSYESSCYNTDLHCGSFNVTTHCPNGCSAPMTTSFDANRTTAGWTDETMSTKVVLNPTTHATKYYMPKDEMVVTTSAVMQNTTQDNLLFEMRYITESGESMQDIIDFTGGTITINDLSSGTPQTFPITNTPVLTTIGTNDNRFTLDLSSYQTLISPTYEYGEGLEADEISLELSFQFKEDFPEEAFLYQFHTFQGRFYSLDSSNNEIDCGAYNERAHFFQTEINITADIDNKTEGCDEKWLYVGLAQASSVDDKFPDEFRPPLLWNSTTIEIPTGMHFNDLVSSYGYPSLMPENNDAASWNNGLNYSVSGNIVTITPGPRFVHLDQGGNKYPSVSINLTATSTTPALSSHNISVNYDEFAYADSPVTKTESDTKDFTYNQPVFFLTSDNPTEIGNSELEGFTVDICKQNSTEIANNWLRVDTGSDYMITNAYLVDGATETALTFTTESDVTYIEFGDMEGGTWICRQIRFEGTYNSSSPIDLSVSHNYDCIAYPTSYSGIPYFDEEVFTLNPVPAAIQLQILNQPSATVDTCTDFNITLEARNAGEGDLISPIIDFDVPGDISALLINGLTIEYPRGSGNIETLTPTISGNNVSINLLDHSFISAINGIPGSLNAASIDEQIAVISLTLNAQCNYVSNTGTAYTITGNSPFGDPATGSGSRTSANPIILTGAEPPYSTNNSLSVSNTARLEGCEAETVIVNTIIVDGVSGNDDYVRVVLPDGIQYVASSFTSTSALPLTYVSTNTVGSHQEIELKLPQGATSADTLTYSFDISNQSTSCSSTADIDLTTYVTTTALSCMGVSCGTTEIATGNATIPVETYKSEIAVASPAPQATYLNNGTDYTYDLDFSIENIGAYTVASGATYAVYCTDASDNKTGTAIYTGSLDVEILSGNTINEIASFTTSDFCGAGGNLLIELEPSVGNCFCNTVSFLIASVDTSADLSLDKSVSDTNPDISDVITFTIDLANAGPNDATNVSVEDVVPVGYTVDFATISNGGTLTGSTITWNLATVASGMTSLTYDVSVNAPTGATDEYKNIAQVIASDQTDPNSTPNNDDGDQSEDDEDAVDTVSVNEQADLSLDKSVSDTNPDILDIITFTIDLANAGPNDATNVSIEDVVPVGYTVDVATISNGGTLTGSTITWDLATVTSGTISLTYDVSVNTPTGATDEYKNIAQVTASDQTDPNSTPNNDDGDQSEDDEDSVDTISVNAQADLSLDKSVSDTNPDISDVITFTIDLANAGPNDATNVSIEDVVPVGYAVDVGTISNGGTLSGSTITWDLATVTSGTTSLTYDVSVNAPTGAIDEYKNIAQVTASDQADPNSTPNNDDGDQSEDDEDAVDTVSVNEQADLSLDKSVSDTSPDISDVITFTIDLANTGPNDATNVSIEDVVPVGYTVDVATISNGGTISGNTITWNLATVTSGTTSLTYDVSVNTPTGATDEYKNIAQVTASDQTDPNSTPNNDDGDQSEDDEDSVDTISINNIDLSLNKTLAAGSNPTPNINESITYEITLANAGPETATGITIKDYIPSGLILDVASISNGGTFANNTITWNIASLEIESITLSYSAMLDIPTGTENEYKNVAQVTQVNQPDSDSSVDNYNANTPNEDDESEYEVATPSIDISINKTVSSETAAIGDEVIFTVTASNIGSLEATNLSIEENIPNGFVLTAQSVDIGTYDSQTGFWDISVLLPNETAELLLTVTVQDADEYTNIARVDYVDQLDQNMGNDQDEATVNLNEPLEEECLVIFNEFSPNGDGSNEYFFIECIEDYPNNNLQVFNRWGTLVYETKGYNNDWDGTSQGRATVNGSEKLPVGTYYYILVPNEDINDAKTGWLYITR, encoded by the coding sequence ATGCTTGATCATCAAGTAACAATGACACATTTTCAAACTCATACCAAACTCTTGCATAAATTAAGAAAATCTGCGGTTTTAATCACCGTACTTCTTTTTTTTGCAGCTGTACAATCCATACAATCCCAAATAAATAATTCAGATTACCACGTAGAAATTAGCTCGACAAATATGGGCGTCTGCGGAGGATCAAATGATGGCAGTACCACTCTTACAATTACCGCAAAAGCTGCTCAACTTCATACTTTTAAAATTATTTTTGACTTACCAGAAGGTATTTCCTATAAAACTGGAACAGCAGCTATTGATTCTCAAACGGGGTCTGCCGATTTGCAGTTATCTGAATTCGATGTTACAGATTTAAATCAACCAACCTTTCAAATTGAAAGACCTAGTAATGCAAACTGGCAAATTTCCGATGTTGTTACATTTACCTTTGAAAAAACAGGAGATTGCGATGCCGTACAATTCTCATATAATGGCGGACTCTTTAAAGATGTTCAAACCATAAATTACATACAAAATACAACGGCCAAAACAGCAAACAATAGCGATCTAACTTCTAACGGCTACACACTATTAAAAGCATATTTAGCAGTAAATGATATTACAGCCGTAGATGCCTATGTTGGTGATGTTACCAATAGAAATATTGTTATCAATAATTCTGGTAACGGTAGCATTTCACAATTTGATCATGTGGTAGAGGTGAGTCCGGGTTTACAAGCTAACTATGAACTCTCATTTAATGGCACTGTTTTAACGCCTTCTATAAGTGGTGATTTCTATTCCTATACTATCAATCTTAACTCGGCTCCTTTTGCGGGTCAAGTTGGTGATGGTGACAATTTATTTGAAAACGAAAATATTACACTAGTAGAAAAACTAGTATTAACAAGCTGTGTAGACAATCAATCTACTCAGCACAGTCCTAGATGGGGATGCACAGCTGGCGCCTATTGCCAAGTTGGTGCAGCAATACCTGGGTTTATTGGTTTTAATCAAGAATGGTCAGACATCTCTTTTCAAACCATAAGTGACCCTCGCCCTCGATGGGATGCTCCTGTAACTTATATATACAGATTAGAAAACGACGCAAGTGCAGACAATGCCTATAATGTTAATTTTAATATAGGCTATACTTGGGATAATAGAATGTCATCTACAGGGTTCAACCCAATGTACGGAGATGACAACGATACAAACAGACAATTATCTAACTTCAGATTTACTGGTGGATCTTCATTTACACCCGTAAGATGGGAAAACACAACCACCGGAAGCTCTCTTGGCTTAGGGTCTTATCTTGTTGGTCAAGATTTCTTTACTACGGATCCTGACGGACCTGGCGGATTACAAGATTTAGATGGCGATGGTTTCTTTGATGATTTATTACCTGGAGATTTTACAGAAATCAATGTAGATTTATCCATGTTACAGCTATCACCTACATGTGATGCTAATGATGCCGAGTACTCGAAAAGTGCCAGTTTAAATATGGATGCTTGGGCAGTAAATACTTGTGGTAGCAGTAATAAATCTGTCCGTGAAGAAATTGAAAGACATTATGTAAATAGAGCAGCGTTATTTAATGAAGATTTCCCCGAAGATTATGACTTAGATGCTGAAGACGGTGCTGTTTTCAATCTTTCATTTATCGGAAATTTCATTGCATCGAATCAAGCACCAACATGTGACGGCATTGAAATGTTTTCAAATGATGCGTCAACTATTTACAAAGCCGTACTTGATGTACCAGCGGGAGTTACGTTAGATTCTGGCGCAGATGCCCGTTATGCACAAGTAGGCAATCAAATTATATTCACCGAAACACAATTAAAAGATTTTGAATACAACTCTTACTATTTAAGAATACCAATCGATTTTGCATTAAATATAGATTGCAGTACGTATTCGGGTCCAGAAAATCTGGTTTTAAATTACGCTACTTCTTACGAAAGTTCATGTTATAATACCGATTTACATTGTGGATCATTCAATGTTACAACACATTGCCCTAATGGTTGTAGTGCTCCAATGACAACCTCTTTCGACGCAAATAGAACAACTGCAGGTTGGACCGATGAAACCATGAGTACCAAAGTGGTTTTAAACCCTACTACTCATGCTACCAAATATTACATGCCAAAAGATGAAATGGTTGTTACTACTAGTGCTGTTATGCAGAATACTACTCAAGACAATTTGCTTTTTGAAATGCGCTATATCACTGAAAGTGGTGAAAGCATGCAAGACATCATTGATTTTACAGGCGGTACTATTACAATAAATGACCTTTCTTCTGGAACACCGCAAACATTTCCTATTACGAATACACCGGTGCTTACGACAATTGGCACTAATGATAATAGATTTACTTTAGACTTATCTTCTTATCAAACACTAATTTCCCCTACATATGAATATGGAGAAGGATTAGAGGCTGATGAAATATCATTGGAACTTAGTTTTCAATTTAAAGAAGACTTCCCTGAAGAAGCTTTTTTATATCAATTTCACACCTTTCAAGGTCGTTTTTACAGTTTAGACAGTTCTAATAATGAAATTGATTGTGGTGCGTATAATGAAAGAGCACACTTTTTTCAAACTGAAATTAATATTACTGCAGATATTGATAACAAAACAGAGGGGTGTGATGAAAAATGGCTTTATGTTGGTCTAGCGCAAGCTTCATCGGTAGATGATAAATTCCCTGATGAGTTTAGACCGCCATTATTATGGAATTCTACTACAATCGAAATACCAACCGGTATGCATTTCAATGACCTAGTTAGTAGCTACGGTTACCCGAGTCTAATGCCAGAGAATAATGATGCGGCATCGTGGAACAATGGATTAAATTATTCGGTTTCAGGTAATATTGTTACTATAACTCCCGGACCTCGATTTGTTCATTTAGATCAGGGTGGCAATAAATATCCTAGTGTTTCAATCAACCTAACAGCAACCAGTACTACCCCTGCACTAAGTTCACATAACATTTCAGTAAATTATGATGAGTTTGCCTATGCAGATTCGCCTGTTACTAAAACAGAAAGCGATACTAAAGACTTTACTTACAACCAACCTGTTTTCTTCTTAACGTCAGATAATCCTACAGAAATTGGAAATTCAGAATTAGAAGGTTTCACGGTTGATATTTGCAAACAGAATTCAACAGAAATTGCTAACAATTGGCTTCGGGTAGATACCGGCTCCGATTATATGATTACAAATGCCTACTTAGTAGATGGGGCAACAGAAACTGCGTTAACTTTCACCACCGAAAGTGATGTCACCTATATTGAATTTGGTGATATGGAAGGTGGAACCTGGATCTGTAGACAAATTAGGTTTGAAGGCACATACAATTCTAGTAGCCCAATTGACTTAAGCGTTTCACATAATTATGATTGTATTGCTTACCCTACAAGTTACAGTGGCATTCCATATTTTGATGAAGAGGTTTTTACCTTAAATCCTGTTCCAGCAGCAATACAATTACAAATACTAAACCAGCCAAGTGCAACAGTTGATACTTGTACCGATTTTAATATTACCCTAGAAGCAAGAAATGCTGGCGAAGGAGATTTAATTTCTCCTATTATTGATTTTGATGTGCCTGGTGATATTTCAGCTCTATTAATCAATGGTCTTACTATTGAATACCCTAGAGGTTCTGGTAATATTGAAACATTGACCCCAACAATATCTGGCAATAATGTTTCTATAAACCTTTTAGACCACTCGTTTATTTCGGCAATAAATGGAATACCTGGATCATTGAATGCTGCCTCAATAGATGAACAAATTGCTGTTATTAGTCTTACCTTAAATGCACAATGTAATTATGTATCAAACACAGGTACGGCATATACAATAACTGGTAATAGTCCGTTTGGGGATCCAGCGACAGGTAGCGGTAGTAGAACTTCTGCTAATCCTATAATATTGACTGGTGCAGAACCACCTTACAGTACCAATAACAGTTTATCTGTTTCAAACACTGCAAGACTAGAAGGGTGTGAAGCAGAGACAGTAATTGTAAATACGATCATAGTTGATGGTGTTTCGGGTAATGATGATTATGTGCGTGTAGTTTTACCAGATGGTATACAATATGTAGCTTCCTCATTTACATCGACAAGCGCTCTACCTCTTACTTACGTAAGTACTAATACAGTCGGTAGTCATCAAGAAATAGAATTAAAATTACCACAAGGTGCGACATCTGCCGACACCTTAACTTATAGTTTTGATATTAGTAATCAATCAACTAGTTGTTCAAGTACAGCTGATATTGATTTAACAACATATGTTACAACAACGGCCTTAAGTTGTATGGGTGTTTCGTGTGGTACCACAGAAATTGCTACTGGTAATGCTACTATTCCTGTCGAAACATATAAATCTGAAATTGCGGTTGCGAGTCCTGCACCACAAGCTACCTATCTAAATAATGGTACAGATTATACTTATGATTTAGATTTTAGTATTGAAAATATAGGTGCGTATACAGTTGCATCAGGAGCAACTTACGCTGTTTACTGTACCGATGCATCTGATAATAAAACTGGCACAGCAATTTATACGGGTAGTTTAGACGTCGAAATTTTAAGCGGTAATACCATAAACGAAATTGCTTCTTTTACAACGAGTGACTTTTGTGGCGCTGGAGGAAATCTATTGATAGAATTAGAACCTTCAGTTGGAAATTGCTTTTGTAATACGGTTTCATTTTTAATTGCATCAGTTGATACGTCTGCAGATTTGTCCTTGGACAAGTCGGTTTCAGATACTAATCCTGATATTTCAGATGTTATAACCTTTACCATTGACTTGGCAAATGCCGGTCCGAATGACGCTACTAATGTTAGCGTTGAAGATGTCGTTCCTGTTGGGTATACTGTAGATTTTGCTACCATTTCAAATGGTGGTACATTAACTGGTTCAACTATTACTTGGAATTTGGCAACTGTGGCTTCTGGTATGACTTCATTAACATATGATGTTTCGGTTAATGCACCGACCGGCGCAACCGATGAATATAAAAACATAGCGCAAGTAATCGCAAGTGACCAGACAGACCCAAATTCGACTCCGAACAATGATGACGGAGATCAATCGGAAGATGATGAGGATGCTGTTGATACGGTAAGTGTTAACGAACAAGCAGATCTATCTTTAGATAAATCAGTTTCAGATACTAATCCTGATATTTTAGATATCATAACGTTTACGATTGATTTAGCAAATGCCGGACCTAATGACGCTACTAATGTAAGCATCGAAGATGTGGTTCCTGTTGGTTATACTGTCGATGTTGCTACTATTTCAAATGGTGGAACTTTAACCGGTTCTACTATTACTTGGGACTTGGCGACTGTAACTTCTGGTACGATTTCATTGACCTATGATGTTTCGGTAAATACACCAACTGGCGCAACCGACGAATATAAAAACATAGCACAAGTAACCGCAAGTGATCAAACAGATCCTAACTCTACTCCGAACAATGATGACGGAGATCAATCTGAAGATGATGAGGATTCGGTGGATACCATTAGTGTTAACGCACAAGCAGATTTGTCACTTGACAAATCGGTTTCAGATACTAATCCTGATATTTCAGATGTTATAACCTTTACAATTGATTTAGCAAATGCCGGTCCGAATGACGCTACTAATGTTAGTATTGAAGATGTTGTTCCTGTTGGGTATGCTGTTGATGTTGGTACTATTTCAAATGGCGGAACATTATCCGGTTCAACTATTACTTGGGACTTGGCGACTGTAACTTCTGGTACGACTTCATTAACATACGATGTTTCGGTAAACGCACCGACTGGCGCAATCGATGAATATAAAAACATAGCGCAAGTAACCGCGAGTGATCAAGCAGATCCTAACTCTACCCCGAACAATGATGACGGAGATCAATCGGAAGATGATGAAGATGCTGTTGATACGGTAAGTGTTAACGAACAAGCAGATCTATCTTTAGATAAATCAGTTTCGGATACTAGCCCAGATATTTCAGATGTAATAACTTTTACTATTGATTTAGCGAATACTGGTCCGAATGATGCAACCAATGTTAGCATTGAAGATGTTGTTCCTGTTGGATATACTGTCGATGTCGCTACTATTTCAAATGGCGGAACAATTTCTGGAAACACCATTACTTGGAACTTGGCAACTGTAACTTCTGGCACGACTTCATTAACATACGATGTTTCGGTAAATACACCGACTGGCGCAACCGATGAATATAAAAACATAGCGCAAGTAACTGCGAGTGATCAAACAGACCCAAACTCTACTCCGAACAATGATGACGGAGATCAATCTGAAGATGATGAAGATTCGGTGGATACAATTTCTATTAACAATATTGATTTATCATTAAATAAAACTTTGGCTGCGGGTTCTAATCCGACCCCGAATATAAATGAAAGTATTACCTATGAAATTACTTTAGCAAATGCAGGTCCCGAAACTGCAACTGGTATTACTATAAAAGATTATATACCATCAGGTTTAATTTTAGATGTAGCATCAATATCCAACGGAGGAACATTTGCTAATAATACGATTACCTGGAATATCGCTTCTTTAGAAATAGAGAGCATCACACTATCATACAGCGCAATGCTCGACATTCCGACAGGAACTGAAAATGAGTATAAAAACGTAGCACAGGTAACTCAGGTAAATCAACCAGATTCTGATTCATCCGTAGATAATTATAATGCGAATACTCCTAATGAAGACGACGAAAGTGAGTATGAAGTTGCTACACCTTCTATAGATATTTCTATTAATAAAACAGTTTCTAGCGAAACAGCAGCAATCGGAGACGAAGTCATTTTTACGGTAACTGCAAGTAACATCGGTAGTTTAGAAGCAACCAACCTAAGTATAGAAGAAAATATACCTAACGGTTTTGTGTTGACAGCTCAAAGCGTTGACATAGGAACATACGATTCGCAAACAGGCTTCTGGGATATCTCAGTGCTGCTACCTAACGAAACTGCAGAACTTCTTTTAACGGTAACCGTACAAGACGCAGACGAATATACCAACATTGCCCGTGTAGATTACGTTGATCAACTAGATCAAAATATGGGCAATGACCAAGATGAAGCTACCGTTAACTTAAACGAACCGTTAGAAGAAGAGTGTTTGGTCATTTTTAATGAGTTCTCCCCTAACGGAGATGGTAGTAATGAATATTTCTTTATTGAGTGTATTGAAGATTATCCGAATAACAACTTACAGGTATTCAACCGATGGGGAACTTTAGTTTATGAAACTAAAGGATATAACAATGATTGGGACGGTACATCTCAAGGTAGAGCCACTGTAAACGGTAGCGAAAAACTTCCTGTAGGTACTTACTATTATATACTAGTACCTAATGAAGATATTAATGATGCAAAAACAGGTTGGTTATATATAACTAGATAA
- a CDS encoding type IX secretion system membrane protein PorP/SprF, producing the protein MKLKIYHIYISTTLLLILLGVESAHAQQEPQYTQYNYNTMTVNPAYTGSKGHLTVTSLFRSQWVGLDGSPKTISLGIDSPLSTYDGIGLSIVQDQIGPSSETYLDFNYAHNLILNRKGHRLALGLKAGARFLSVDWSKGTYRDPDVLFNENINSELLPSVGAGLFYYTDNAYVGLSTPNVLYNKRYDAIEEAVGSDRMHLYLIAGYVFKLNSTVKFKPSTFVKYVEGAPLIADVSFNFLLNEALTLGVNYRWDDSIGALLGFQINPQFNLGYAYDLTTNNLGAYNSGTHELFLRYRLISKITRIKSPRFF; encoded by the coding sequence ATGAAGTTGAAAATATACCACATATACATAAGCACAACGCTCCTCTTAATCCTACTTGGGGTTGAGAGTGCACATGCGCAGCAAGAACCACAGTATACGCAATACAATTATAATACTATGACTGTAAACCCGGCTTATACGGGATCTAAAGGTCATTTAACCGTTACATCTCTATTTCGAAGTCAGTGGGTTGGTCTAGATGGTTCGCCTAAAACTATTTCATTAGGTATAGATTCTCCACTTAGCACCTATGACGGTATCGGTTTATCGATTGTACAGGATCAAATTGGTCCGTCTTCAGAAACATATTTAGACTTTAATTACGCACACAATCTAATTCTAAATAGAAAGGGTCATCGATTGGCTTTAGGGCTAAAAGCTGGTGCTCGTTTTCTTAGCGTAGATTGGTCTAAAGGAACGTATCGTGATCCAGATGTTCTTTTCAATGAAAATATAAATAGTGAACTTTTACCATCTGTAGGTGCTGGTTTATTCTATTATACAGATAATGCCTATGTAGGTCTTTCAACACCTAATGTATTATATAACAAACGGTATGATGCTATTGAAGAAGCCGTCGGTTCAGATAGAATGCACCTATATTTAATTGCAGGTTATGTTTTCAAATTAAATTCTACAGTAAAATTTAAACCTTCTACGTTTGTAAAATATGTTGAAGGAGCTCCATTAATTGCAGATGTCTCTTTCAATTTTCTTCTTAATGAGGCGTTAACCCTAGGTGTAAATTATAGATGGGATGATTCTATTGGTGCCTTATTAGGATTTCAAATCAATCCGCAATTCAATTTGGGATATGCCTATGATTTAACAACTAATAACTTGGGAGCCTACAACTCGGGCACACATGAACTATTTTTACGCTATAGATTAATATCAAAAATTACAAGGATAAAATCTCCACGTTTCTTCTAG
- the tatA gene encoding twin-arginine translocase TatA/TatE family subunit, with translation MTLLSTFLAIGAPQIILVVVVILLLFGGKKIPELMRGLGSGIKEFKDASKEDEQLEEKKKE, from the coding sequence ATGACATTATTATCTACTTTTTTGGCCATAGGCGCTCCACAAATTATATTAGTGGTAGTCGTAATTCTACTATTATTCGGAGGTAAAAAGATTCCGGAACTTATGCGAGGTTTAGGTAGTGGAATAAAAGAATTTAAAGATGCCTCTAAAGAAGATGAGCAACTAGAAGAAAAGAAAAAGGAATAG